tttttaaaagaaactaaactaagcatagtatTAACAAATCAACTatactaataacttttaaaaaccaaattaaacatgagatcaacggATTAACCGaactaatgatttttgaaagaaactaaactaagtgtaTATGAAagcaatcaaactaataatggTTAAAAACTTAAACCAAGTGTGAGATTAACagagtaaccaaactaatgatttttaaaaaaattataccaagcataacatcaacaaagcaatcaaactaatgatttttaaaagaaattaaactcagcataatatcaacaaatgaacaaaactaatattttttaaaaactaaattaagcatgagataaaaagaatagaaaaaccaatgatttttttgaagaaactaaactaagcataatatcaataaagcaactaaactaataattttttaaaaactaaaataaacttgagattaacagaataaccaaactaatgttttttaagaaaattaaaccaaacataacatcaacaaagcaaccaaactaataatttttaaaaattaaactaaacattatttaaacataataaccaaactaaggattttgaaaagaaacaaaactaaGCATGATTCCAATAaagaaatcaaactaataatttttaaaaattaaactaagtaCGCGATTAACAgactaaccaaactaatgatttttaaaagaaactaaacaaagtatagtatcaacaaagcaaccaaactaataattttttaaaaactaaactaaacattgtttcaacggaataaccaaactaatgatgtttaaaagaaactaaactaagtataatatcgacaaagcaaccaaactaataatttttataaataaactaagcatgagatcaaaagagtaaccaaactaatgatttttaaaagaaactaaataaagtagagcatcaacaaagcaaccaaactaagaattttttaaaaactaaactaaacattgttCAACCAAATAACCAAACCAATaatgtttaaaagaaactaaattaagtataatatcaacaaagcaacgaaaataataatttttataaactaaactaagtaggAGATCTAAAGAgtaactaaactaatgatttttaaaagaaactaaacaaagcataatatgaacaaaataaccaaactaataatttttaaaaactaaaccaaacataagatcAACAGAATAACTAAATTAATGTGTTTTAAAGGAAACTAAATTGtgcattatataaaaaaaaaaagaggaaccaaaccaataattttttaaaactaaactgagcttgagatcaaaagaataaccaaactattaattttgaagagaaactaaactaagcatagtatCAACAAATAAACCATACTCATAactttcaaaaactaaattaaacatgagatcaacagactaaccaaactaatgatttttaaaagaaactaaactaagtatactATCATGAAAGTAATCATACTAATAATgttcaaaaactaaactaagtgtgagattaacacaataaccaaactaatgatttttaaaagaattatacaaAGCATAACTGTAGACCCCCATATGGGGCTCGGTTTTTGTCATATCCCAGCAACTCATTCTTACCCGGTGGAAGCCCCTCAATGAGCCACTTGTCGGCTCGTGGATGGCTGTTATAGAATCATAGTAGTGGAATTGAAGAACAAATCAGGGTTGGACACCTGTCAAGAGGATATTCTAAAAGCTGCAGGCCATTAGTGAGTGGAGGGGGGTGGTGATTTGGTTGCTGATTTTTTCAGAGGAGGAGCGGATGAGAGAGGGACAAGGTTAGCAGAAAGGACGCTTTTGGTGGCTGTTTCTGGAGAGATTGTTAGAGAGGCAGACGGGGTTTTTCAGAGGAACTGAGAAGAAAAATTGAGAGGAAGCTGGGGGGAAGACATCTAGTGCATTTTCAGGTAAGCTCATGGTGAaccatacatttttttaattctggGTATTATTTCACTGGATGTCTTATATGATTTATTTGTCGGTTTTCTACCTGTGTTTCTGATTCTTCCTCTGTTTCTTTGATTTGACTCGAAAAATTGGTGAACTCCTTGTTATCTTATTCACTGTGAGGTGTTTAGAGTTATTGGTTTTCACTTTCTGCTTTGGATCTGCTTGAGATTTTCCCACCCACTTTCTGCTCATTGATCATCATGAAATGAAGCTATATttacaatttgtttttttctctcttatatacatgctctgtttttcttcacCCTCTCCTCTGTTTCTGGTAATTTTTTCGAAAGTTGGGTATCATGTTTGGTCTGGTTGTCTTGATCGGAGTGTTTCTGAGAGAGCTCAAATGAAGAGGATGATGGTCATTAGTATATGAACTGTAGCAGCATCTGACCTATCAGACATAGTCATCCACCGGGCTATGTGTCTGCTTCAAAAAGGATCCAACAATCATGATACGGCCTACTGGGCATGCAGCTTTATGCATGATCTTGTTAGAGCATGCAAGGATCATTATGGAAAACAGTGTTGGGGAATCGGTCTGAGACTTGGATTTCAGAGCTGTTTCTTTTTCCCCAAGTTTCAAGAATTTGTCTATTGACCATATAGTTCCAGTTTGTAAAACGACTCTGGCATGGCCGCTCCGACCGTCATTTTCCGTGTTCGTCAAATAGCAGAGAGGTCAGGTCGTCGGTCCGATCAAGTCCGCATTATGGCCGTCTCAAAACCTAAACCAGTCTCTCATATCAGGCAAGTTCACAACGTCGGTCACCGTTGTTTTGGCGAAAGCTACATTCAGGAGATGAATGAAAGAGCACCACAACTTCCAAAAGACCTTGAATGGTATTTTATGGAGCATTTGCGAAGCAATCAGATGAAACAACCCTTAGCTACAGTCCTCAATCTGGCCATGGTTGAAGGTGTAAATAATGAGAAGAAAGAACTTGAAGGTTCTGGTTCAAGTGAATAATAGTGGAGAGTTGTCCAGATGTGGTAGGTGACGCCATCATTGGGTAGAGATACCGGAAAATCTCAGAAACAGTTTTGGACATTGAGATGAAATGGGCGCGCCTATGCATGGCAGTGCATGGCTAGGCATACCTTCACCAACTTTTCCATCCAAAAGCCATTCCATCAAAATTTGAGTACCAGGCCAAACCATTCTCGCCCAGGACGGCGTGACGCCTTCTCTCCGCAGCCACCGCCTTGTGCATCAGCTGATCAATTTTCTGCAGAATTCTGCTATTTTATTTCTGCATGCGTACAGAAAGATCCTCTGAGGCCGAGACTCTCGCTGTCGGCGGCATCGAGACTTTCCTCTTTGAACGCAGCCCCGCCTCCTCCAAACCCTGCGGCGGCGCCATCCCCCTCTGCATGCTCGAAGAGTTCTCCATTCCGCCGGAGCTAGTAGACCGGAGAGCACCCGCAGTCGCAGCCTCAGGCGCAGGCGCAGGTGCAACATCCTGTGACGATGCCGGTGCCACCCCAGACGACTCATCCTTCATTGAGGGTTGTGAAACCAGAATCCCTAAGATCACGACCAAGGCCCAATATTGATGTGAAAGATGGGCTGCACTTGATGAACccgacaagaaaaaaaaattaaagagacaAGGCCTCCATTACAGCGCGTTGCCACGTGTCCCACTCCTCTATTCTCTTACACACTTTCAAAATGGATTTCCAAAAAAAACCtcattcttatttgatttttttaatttttttcatttctcattATTTCTTGATCttaaataaatccaattttaacaAAGCAATTTTTGCCATTGTCATCAGGGCGTgcctttttcattttgcttATTTCCTattattgttactattattattttcatttttctttttattatatttcatttatttcaccttttattattattattattattattattattattttatccttgttgtttttaaaataatccatcAAATTCCAGCTTTCAAAGAGttttccaaattccatttttatcaaataatttatttatttatttattttcaattttcatctttaggaatttttttagaatcactcaaaatctcatttccaATCAAATTTGCCGCCAATTTTCTTCAgcatgcaattttcataattttcatgtttttttaatgttttaaaataagcacaaattcaattttgtaattctaagtgatggaatttacgaaaaaaataaacgggctttagTGAGGGCCCgacatatatgattttatgattgattgattgattgattgatttaattgtcatgcgTGATTGATTTGTTCTACTTTGTGATACGCATATAGTCATCCTATATTGATTTACTAACCCCCTCTTGATAGCGTATATTGGTTCGCCACCCAGGTACGTATTTTCTCACATCATGGTCACTCCTTATACTTGTTTTAATTCTCATAAGTGCATGATcaatttgagtattcattgactttctcattggttgccatgtcagcttcattttattagtagaaacccgactttagggacttaaaggggtgctacggtctttaccgtaccttcccgataagtaacctgacccccgaactcgatccgatttttcacagaccaccttttccaaaacaaggagtcacacttagggttttttttttcttattttgtttaccttttaaaaataaaacaaaaataagtggcgactccaagtcatttttttaaacaataaaaatcatttttcttttcaaataaaatctagctggccatcgagtgggaaacgcatgagctgaaatgcagggtccacaataACATCAATAAAGCAACCAAActgataattttttgaaaactaaactaaacataagattaatggaataaccaaactaatgatttttaaacgAACCTAAACtcagcataatatcaacaaaggagcaaaactaatatttttaaaaaattaaattaagcatgagattaaaagaatagaaaaatcaatgatttttcaaagaaactaaactaagtataatatcaacaaaataactaaactaataattttttaaaactcaaataaacatgatattaacagagtaaccaaactaatgatttttaaaagaactaTACCAAGCATAAcatcaacaaagaaaccaaactaataattttttaaaaactaaagtaaacatgatattaatggaataaccaaactaatgattttaaaaaaaaaaactcaacaaagtagcaaaactaataattttcaaaacctaaattAAGTATGAGATAAAGAGAATAGTCACaccaatgattttgaaaaaaaaaaaactaaactaaacataatacaacaaagtacctaaactaatatttttttaaaactaaacatgagattaatagaataaccaaactaatgatttttaatagaattaaaccaAGCATAACTTgaacaaaataaccaaaataataatttaaaaaaaaaactaaactaaagatTGGATCAAtagaataactaaactaatgatcTTTGAAAGAAACTAAACCAAACATGatttcaacaaagaaaccaaactaataatttttaaaaattaaactaagcatGTGATTACAAGAATAAccaaatgaatgatttttaaaagagtcaaaccaagcataatatcaatagagtaacaaaactaataattttttaaaccaatACTAAATATAAGATCAACtgaaaaactaaactaataatttttaaaagaaactaaactaagcatgataTCAACAAACTAACCatactaataattttaaaaaattagaccAAATATGACATCAACGAAATAACCAAACTaacatatacatacatacatacatatatatataaaactaaactaagcacaatatcaacaaagcatgcaaattaattatttttttaaaactaaactaaataggACATTaacagaataaccaaactaatgatttttaatagaattaaacaAAGCAAAACTACAACTaagcaacaaaactaataatttttaaaaactaaactaaacatgatatCAAGGgtataaccaaactaatgatttttaataaaaactaaactaaaagtgATAtccacaaagcaaccaaactaataatgtttaaaaactaaactaagcatgagattaacaaaataatcaaactaatgatttttaagataattaaactaagcataatatcagtagagcaacaaaactaataatttttcaaaaccaaactaaatatgagatcaacctaataactaaataactaaattaatgacttattaaagaaactaaactaagcataataatattaacaagacaaccaaactaaaaatttttaaaaccaaaactaaacatgatattaactaaataactaaactaatgatattttaaatataaaaaagaaactgaACTAACAAtgacatcaacaaagcaacaaaactaatcatttttaaaaaataaaccaaacatgagatcaatagaataacaaaactaatatgttttaaaggaaactaaattgtgcattatattaacaaagcaaccaaactaataatttttcaaaactaaactaaccatgagatcaaaagaataatcaaactaatgatttttaaaaaaactaaaccaaGCATAGCATTTACAAATCAACCATACTAATAACTTTTACAAACTCAACTCAACATGAGATCAACAgactaaccaaactaatgatttttaaaagaaactaaactaagtataatatcatgaaagcaacaaactaata
The DNA window shown above is from Vitis riparia cultivar Riparia Gloire de Montpellier isolate 1030 unplaced genomic scaffold, EGFV_Vit.rip_1.0 scaffold600_pilon_pilon, whole genome shotgun sequence and carries:
- the LOC117910101 gene encoding pyridoxal phosphate homeostasis protein-like codes for the protein MAAPTVIFRVRQIAERSGRRSDQVRIMAVSKPKPVSHIRQVHNVGHRCFGESYIQEMNERAPQLPKDLEWYFMEHLRSNQMKQPLATVLNLAMVEGVNNEKKELEGSGSKRSSEAETLAVGGIETFLFERSPASSKPCGGAIPLCMLEEFSIPPELVDRRAPAVAASGAGAGATSCDDAGATPDDSSFIEGCETRIPKITTKAQY